The following are from one region of the Strix uralensis isolate ZFMK-TIS-50842 chromosome 4, bStrUra1, whole genome shotgun sequence genome:
- the SPP1 gene encoding osteopontin — translation MKVAVLCLCLISITAAWPVSKSKQHAISASSEEKYDPRGHHSHRYHHHRVNSQSWESLQHPQNDLASPQQTLYSSEESVDVPVQPRFPDVSSKSNEDVDDDDDNDSNDTDESDEVVTSFPTDIPVTVPFPPFPFTRGDNAGRGDSVAYRVRAKATVVKSSKLRKAAKKLIAYDATEEDESALDADSQQAGLSREDPAARRSLVKHAISGEWADKSHAQDSGELDSKQRDQSMENDSRQKFDSHEAEGDDSRAGVRGGSHQSVESRESQVRVSAENPDDNSNQTLESAEDAQDHHSIENNEVTL, via the exons ATGAAGGTGGCAGTACTGTGTTTATGCCTTATCAGCATCACCGCTGCATGGCCA GTGAGTAAATCCAAGCAGCATGCCATTTCTGccagctctgaagaaaaatat gaCCCCAGGGGCCACCACTCACACAGATATCACCACCACCGTGTGAATTCTCAGTCTTGGGAGAGTCTGCAGCACCCACAGAATGACCTGGCGTCACCTCAGCAG ACTCTTTACTCTTCAGAAGAAAGTGTGGATGTCCCAGTACAACCA CGCTTTCCTGATGTGTCAAGCAAGAGCAACGAAGATGTGGATGATGATGACGATAATGATTCCAATGACACGGATGAATCTGATGAGGTTGTCACGAGTTTTCCCACAGACATTCCAGTAACTGTacccttccctcctttccctttcaCCCGGGGAGACAACGCCGGCAGAGGCGACAGCGTGGCCTACAGGGTGAGGGCTAAAGCCACAGTGGTGAAGTCTAGCAAACTCCGCAAAGCTGCAAAAAAG CTCATTGCGTATGATGCCACCGAGGAGGACGAGAGTGCCCTGGATGCAGACAGCCAGCAAGCAGGGCTCTCCCGGGAGGATCCCGCTGCCCGCCGCTCCCTGGTCAAGCACGCCATCAGCGGGGAATGGGCTGACAAGAGCCACGCACAGGACAGCGGCGAGCTGGACAGCAAGCAGCGTGACCAGAGCATGGAAAACGACAGCCGGCAGAAATTTGATAGCCATGAGGCAGAAGGAGATGATAGCAGGGCTGGTGTCAGAGGGGGTAGCCACCAGAGCGTGGAAAGCAGGGAGAGCCAGGTCCGCGTTTCAGCTGAGAACCCCGACGATAACAGCAATCAAACGTTGGAGAGTGCAGAGGATGCTCAAGATCATCACAGCATCGAAAATAACGAAGTCACCCTTTGA